Proteins encoded by one window of Porphyromonas vaginalis:
- a CDS encoding precorrin-2 C(20)-methyltransferase → MKAPHPIAIVSLGAATPEDISMRAYGKLQTADEIYCLGEAAHRIVAALPEGTALAQRCQILEIPMSSDRTEAIRYYEQLATRLLDQQGRGLACSVVTIGDAGTYATVQYLADLLRQAGAEMEVVPGIPYYIAAAAAVGEGLVRQDDSLLVLSKVDSESQLREALAQGHTVVVMKLSRCADIVREVIAEDHNGFIYAEHLGNPALELLTSDREALLARQPIPYFSLIIIRPHRSSSH, encoded by the coding sequence ATGAAAGCGCCACACCCGATAGCGATTGTCTCTCTCGGTGCTGCCACGCCTGAAGATATCTCCATGCGGGCCTATGGCAAGCTCCAGACGGCAGACGAGATCTATTGCCTAGGCGAGGCAGCTCACCGAATTGTCGCTGCGCTACCCGAAGGTACCGCCCTCGCTCAGCGGTGTCAAATCCTAGAGATACCGATGAGCAGTGACCGCACAGAGGCGATCCGCTACTACGAGCAGCTGGCCACTCGACTGCTAGATCAGCAGGGTAGGGGACTCGCCTGCAGCGTCGTCACCATCGGCGATGCCGGCACCTATGCCACGGTGCAGTATCTCGCAGACCTCTTACGTCAGGCTGGTGCCGAGATGGAGGTTGTGCCAGGGATACCTTATTATATAGCCGCAGCGGCAGCCGTCGGCGAGGGACTGGTGCGCCAAGATGACTCGCTCCTCGTGCTGAGCAAAGTCGACAGTGAGTCTCAGCTTCGCGAAGCACTGGCGCAGGGACATACGGTGGTAGTGATGAAGCTCTCGCGCTGTGCCGACATCGTTCGTGAGGTGATCGCCGAGGACCACAACGGCTTCATCTATGCCGAGCATCTCGGCAATCCAGCTCTAGAGCTACTCACCAGTGATCGAGAGGCGCTCCTCGCTCGTCAGCCTATCCCTTACTTCTCGCTCATCATCATACGTCCCCACCGAAGCAGCTCTCACTAA
- a CDS encoding TonB-dependent receptor plug domain-containing protein, whose protein sequence is MRRSYFYLFLLLASCVLPLAAQRDTLRNHRDTIDYKRLGEVVVVAPTHRRIMQQQALSAISLDVKPLIASMGSLNELVAQSSGVRLRESGGVGSSNELSINGMSGHAVRYFINGVPLSSMGEGASLATLPVNLIDRVEIYKGVVPPELGMDALGGAVNIVTNTRGESYLDCSLRGGSFHTFALDLTGQYREQRSGFTVRPTLRYQYSKNDYIMRGVEVWNAESQEYEQRDFRRFHDGYQSLLGRLQLGVTKKPWADAALFGVGYTKSASEIQTGFRQSLVIGEAMRDRDDLSFSAHYAKRNLFTPGLSATVDASFARNHIIITDTAYRKYSWDGTFVETHYSEVMRRTRMIRHTVRPTWTARANLAYVLPRGGHLNLNYQMTAVANERYDTYDPNFEASRDRMGRHILGLSYGTSLLNGRLRGMLFVKDYLYHVAIEQADMYWLTGSDKVPAQQTKNELGYGLGLRYTIVDELAIKGSFERATRLPTARELMGNGANIYPNFKLHPEQAYNLNLTLYGQAQWGDLHFLNYEATAFYRDVSNYIHRVVMGDVESQYDNVGSSLVLGGEMEVKYNYANLLDLTLNGTYTDERDRTRINIYGKPNPTYGYRIPNDPFLYGNLLLGANWRKPFGIQASAIHFNAGLGYIHWFYLTWAAFGRKDTKAIIPTSYDLSAGVTWSFAHDRYSISLQSSNLLDRPLYDNYMLQKPGRAFYCKLRIFLN, encoded by the coding sequence ATGAGACGTAGCTACTTTTACCTATTCCTGCTACTAGCTAGCTGTGTCCTCCCGCTCGCAGCGCAGCGGGATACGCTCAGGAATCATCGCGACACAATAGACTACAAGCGTCTCGGCGAAGTGGTCGTAGTGGCTCCTACTCATAGACGTATTATGCAGCAGCAGGCGCTCTCGGCGATCAGCCTAGACGTCAAGCCGCTCATCGCCTCTATGGGTAGTCTCAACGAGTTGGTCGCTCAGAGTTCGGGCGTACGGCTCAGAGAGTCTGGTGGCGTAGGCTCGAGCAATGAGCTATCGATCAATGGTATGTCGGGGCATGCTGTCCGCTACTTTATCAATGGTGTGCCGCTCTCCTCGATGGGTGAGGGGGCTTCGCTTGCTACGCTACCGGTGAACCTCATCGACCGCGTCGAAATCTACAAAGGGGTGGTACCTCCTGAGCTAGGGATGGACGCTCTCGGAGGAGCGGTCAACATAGTAACGAACACGCGTGGGGAGAGCTATCTGGACTGTTCGCTGCGAGGTGGCTCCTTTCACACCTTTGCCTTAGACCTGACGGGGCAGTATAGAGAGCAGCGGAGCGGCTTTACAGTGCGTCCTACGCTACGCTATCAATACTCGAAGAACGACTACATCATGCGCGGTGTGGAGGTGTGGAATGCTGAGTCCCAAGAGTACGAGCAGCGAGACTTCAGACGCTTTCACGATGGTTACCAGTCGCTCCTGGGCCGTCTGCAGCTGGGCGTGACTAAGAAGCCATGGGCCGACGCAGCCCTGTTCGGAGTGGGCTATACGAAGAGCGCGAGCGAGATACAGACCGGCTTTCGCCAGTCGCTAGTCATCGGCGAGGCGATGCGGGACCGTGACGACTTGAGCTTCTCGGCACACTACGCCAAGCGCAATCTATTCACCCCCGGACTATCGGCTACGGTAGATGCATCATTCGCTCGCAACCATATTATCATCACAGATACCGCCTACCGCAAGTACAGCTGGGACGGGACCTTCGTAGAGACTCACTATAGCGAGGTGATGCGTCGCACACGTATGATACGCCACACGGTGCGCCCTACCTGGACGGCTCGGGCTAACCTTGCCTACGTGCTACCACGGGGCGGACATCTCAACCTTAACTATCAGATGACCGCCGTCGCCAATGAGCGGTACGATACCTACGATCCGAACTTTGAGGCCTCAAGGGATCGTATGGGAAGGCACATCTTGGGACTGTCCTATGGGACGTCGCTTCTCAACGGTCGCTTGCGTGGGATGCTCTTTGTCAAGGACTATCTCTACCACGTTGCCATCGAGCAGGCTGATATGTATTGGTTGACAGGCTCTGACAAGGTGCCAGCGCAGCAGACGAAGAACGAGCTAGGCTACGGCCTTGGGCTGCGCTATACGATTGTTGACGAGCTAGCCATCAAAGGTTCCTTCGAGCGAGCCACCCGTTTGCCGACAGCTCGCGAGCTGATGGGTAATGGTGCCAACATCTACCCCAACTTCAAGCTCCACCCTGAGCAAGCTTACAACCTGAACTTGACGCTCTATGGTCAGGCGCAGTGGGGCGACCTACACTTCCTCAACTACGAGGCGACCGCCTTCTACCGAGACGTCTCTAACTACATCCACCGTGTGGTGATGGGTGATGTCGAGAGCCAGTACGATAATGTCGGCTCATCGCTCGTCCTCGGTGGCGAGATGGAGGTCAAGTACAACTACGCCAACCTCCTAGACCTTACGCTCAATGGCACTTACACCGATGAGCGGGACCGCACGCGCATCAACATCTATGGTAAGCCGAATCCGACCTATGGCTATCGGATCCCGAACGACCCCTTTCTCTACGGCAACCTGCTCCTAGGGGCTAACTGGCGCAAGCCGTTTGGCATACAGGCGAGTGCTATACACTTCAACGCTGGACTGGGCTATATCCACTGGTTTTACCTCACCTGGGCAGCCTTCGGTCGCAAGGACACTAAGGCTATCATACCGACCAGCTACGATCTCTCGGCTGGTGTCACCTGGAGCTTTGCTCACGACCGCTACTCCATATCACTGCAGAGTAGCAACCTGCTAGACCGTCCGCTCTACGACAACTATATGTTACAGAAGCCCGGACGCGCCTTCTACTGCAAGCTCCGCATATTTCTGAACTAG
- the cobM gene encoding precorrin-4 C(11)-methyltransferase, translated as MNSKPRIAILAISPDGQKIALQIASQLPDVKLYTTHQEKASDSFTLLPSLAEGAKCLFAESDVLLFVSAMGICVRTIAPLLRDKHHDPAVLCVDTTGRYVISVASGHIGGANEWTERIAHILGAEPVITTQSDRQGLWALDTLGAEIGWSRETAGCSMNAAITTFVNKRPVALLLEMRTEGTAYLERTRPEHVDLYYRYEDVDQSRYDLLIAVSYRLLEGLTIPCLYFRPPLLHLGVGCRHQANPEGVVAHILSDIRAKGYAPSAIATINSIELKRGEPILDELSQHLGKPCHFYSSDELAGIEVPNPSERVATATGSTSVSEASALAASQGGLLIIEKQKGCLTPQSDFTYSLAVAPEGLPHGHIEIVGAGPGDPELISVRGKHFLERADLILYAGSLVPIELTYYAKEGAMVRSSADMNLEEQFALMREFYDKHALIVRLHTGDPAIFGAIQEQMALFDEAGMSYHITPGISSFLAAAAELRSQFTIPERVQTIILTRGGGRTPMPEREQLHKLAASQSTMCIYLSATLAEEVQRELLVHYPPTTPVAVCYKLTWPEQRIYRGQLSELAQIVREHHLTLTTLMVVGDAIDNRAGLSKLYNDNFKHLFRR; from the coding sequence ATGAACTCAAAACCACGCATAGCGATCCTAGCCATCTCTCCTGATGGTCAAAAGATCGCACTACAGATAGCAAGCCAACTGCCCGACGTAAAGCTCTATACGACACACCAGGAGAAGGCAAGCGACTCATTCACCCTGCTACCCAGCCTTGCCGAGGGGGCTAAGTGCCTCTTTGCCGAGAGCGATGTCTTACTCTTTGTCTCCGCTATGGGGATCTGCGTTCGCACCATTGCCCCACTGCTCAGAGACAAGCATCACGATCCTGCGGTCCTCTGCGTAGACACCACGGGGCGGTATGTCATCTCCGTCGCTTCGGGACACATCGGCGGCGCCAACGAGTGGACCGAGCGCATCGCACACATACTAGGTGCCGAGCCGGTCATCACCACTCAGAGCGACCGGCAGGGGCTGTGGGCGCTAGACACCTTGGGCGCAGAGATCGGGTGGAGTCGCGAGACCGCAGGCTGTAGTATGAACGCCGCCATCACCACCTTTGTCAATAAACGCCCCGTAGCTCTGCTCCTAGAGATGCGCACCGAGGGTACCGCTTACCTAGAGCGCACCCGCCCAGAGCATGTGGATCTCTACTACCGCTACGAGGATGTCGACCAGAGCCGCTACGACCTGCTCATAGCGGTGAGCTATCGCCTATTGGAGGGCTTGACCATCCCTTGTCTCTACTTCCGTCCGCCACTCCTGCACCTTGGCGTGGGGTGTCGCCATCAGGCAAATCCCGAAGGCGTCGTGGCGCATATCCTCTCCGACATTCGTGCCAAAGGGTACGCCCCTAGTGCCATCGCCACGATCAATAGCATCGAGCTCAAGCGTGGCGAACCAATCCTCGACGAACTCTCCCAGCACTTAGGCAAGCCTTGCCACTTCTACAGTAGCGACGAGCTAGCGGGCATCGAGGTACCCAACCCCTCAGAGCGTGTCGCCACAGCCACGGGCTCGACGAGCGTCAGCGAAGCCTCCGCCCTCGCAGCCAGTCAGGGCGGACTACTTATTATAGAGAAGCAAAAGGGTTGTCTCACGCCGCAGAGCGACTTCACCTATAGTCTTGCCGTAGCTCCCGAGGGGTTGCCCCACGGACATATAGAGATTGTCGGGGCGGGGCCAGGAGACCCTGAGCTAATCTCTGTGCGTGGTAAGCACTTCCTCGAGCGTGCCGACCTAATCCTCTATGCTGGTAGCTTAGTCCCTATCGAACTAACCTACTATGCTAAGGAGGGTGCCATGGTGAGAAGTTCTGCCGATATGAATCTCGAGGAGCAGTTTGCCTTGATGCGGGAGTTTTACGACAAGCATGCGCTTATCGTGCGGCTACACACGGGAGACCCCGCCATCTTTGGTGCCATACAGGAGCAGATGGCACTCTTTGATGAGGCGGGTATGAGTTACCACATCACGCCCGGCATCTCCTCCTTCCTAGCAGCCGCCGCAGAGCTTAGGTCTCAGTTTACCATCCCCGAGCGTGTGCAGACCATCATCCTAACCCGAGGCGGCGGTCGTACGCCAATGCCCGAGCGAGAGCAACTGCACAAGCTAGCTGCCTCGCAGAGCACGATGTGCATCTACCTCAGTGCCACCCTCGCCGAGGAGGTGCAGCGGGAGCTACTCGTTCACTACCCACCCACGACACCCGTGGCGGTCTGCTACAAGCTCACTTGGCCTGAGCAACGCATCTACCGCGGTCAACTCTCCGAGCTGGCGCAGATAGTTCGTGAGCACCACCTCACGCTTACCACGCTGATGGTCGTCGGGGATGCCATCGACAACCGTGCAGGACTCTCTAAGCTCTACAATGACAACTTCAAGCACCTCTTCCGTCGATGA
- a CDS encoding sirohydrochlorin cobaltochelatase: MMQRLLLLYMTLLLGGLSLQAGNKIFETDSLFAGMGPNDKGAILVVHFGTTHDDTRRVTLDAINERIATAHPELEVRQAYSSRIVRKRLAARGIEIPTPGEALKELAREGFTHLLVVSTTIVDGVEMESLSYEVAHQQSLFKKIRLVTPLLFYESDYKDLTAIMTAHLDPEVAYIWVGHGTYDSATAQYAMLDHYLQRHGYGQVIVGCVEGYPYYEEALERLRATGLKRVCLQPLMIVAGEHAKEDMLQEWQPQLEALGYEVESVVRGLGELPEIQEMILRKVDFFMTHHRLSIMDKKAIYEETGEKLHKSDSIAR, translated from the coding sequence ATGATGCAACGACTCCTATTATTATATATGACACTACTCCTCGGTGGGCTATCGCTACAGGCGGGCAATAAGATCTTTGAGACTGACTCGCTCTTTGCAGGTATGGGACCTAATGACAAAGGAGCTATCCTCGTGGTTCACTTTGGCACAACGCATGACGACACCCGTCGGGTCACGCTCGATGCGATCAATGAGCGCATAGCTACCGCCCATCCTGAATTAGAGGTTCGTCAAGCTTATAGTTCGCGTATCGTACGCAAGCGTCTAGCTGCGCGTGGCATAGAGATCCCCACGCCAGGCGAAGCGCTCAAAGAGCTAGCCCGTGAGGGCTTTACCCATCTGCTGGTTGTCTCGACGACCATCGTCGATGGGGTAGAGATGGAGTCGCTATCCTATGAGGTGGCGCATCAGCAGAGCCTCTTTAAGAAGATCAGACTGGTGACGCCACTCCTCTTCTACGAGAGTGATTACAAGGATTTGACCGCCATCATGACGGCTCACCTCGATCCAGAGGTGGCTTACATCTGGGTGGGGCATGGCACTTACGACAGTGCTACGGCTCAGTATGCGATGCTGGATCACTATCTGCAGCGTCACGGCTATGGTCAAGTGATTGTGGGCTGCGTGGAGGGCTACCCTTACTACGAGGAGGCTCTGGAGCGTCTGCGCGCTACGGGCCTCAAGCGAGTCTGTCTACAGCCGCTGATGATCGTAGCAGGCGAGCACGCTAAGGAGGATATGCTCCAAGAGTGGCAACCCCAGCTAGAGGCTCTCGGATATGAGGTCGAGAGCGTGGTGCGTGGCTTGGGCGAGCTACCTGAGATACAGGAGATGATCTTGAGAAAGGTCGACTTCTTCATGACACATCATCGCCTCTCCATCATGGACAAGAAGGCAATCTACGAGGAAACAGGCGAGAAGTTGCACAAGTCCGACTCCATAGCTCGGTAA
- a CDS encoding PepSY domain-containing protein, which yields MRWLHKVLGTICAPLFLLWLISGGVMIFCSFPRLGDKDLPLQDTLASSATLPSEATLQAKLQPGEELTALALTTHCGKPVWRVETSEGGYLWHADSLLTTAEESVPDSWYEQYAMRFSSAPIVAVDTIRHIDTWTPYPRIKKDLPLYRYRFDDSEGTYLYLSSQTGEAVQLCTRSERIGASCGTIPHMFYYWWLRQNRTAWLWVISIFASLAVIAAFTGLYLGIRLYVRMWRRTKRLRSPYKRNKVLHWHLVGGVIFGLSLTLFALSGVMSLYDLPSWIVPQHDTKAKRKEVQVVEAPQLGRSDIYDYRLLLDLGGVQQITWRSYGGHPYYEVQRHGQLESWDALGEAPQPLRLTEEDIKAKLTPVLGTSDMQIELMESYDNYYVSLNNLYELPIYRISAQDKESSRLYISPTTGETRYYSLNGRVKKWLYPFCHNLRIGFFAEHPTLRVICMLVLVLGGLVVSVSGVILGFRYLRRVIHRAKSRRNK from the coding sequence ATGCGCTGGCTTCACAAAGTACTAGGCACCATCTGTGCTCCGCTCTTCCTCTTATGGTTGATCTCTGGAGGGGTGATGATCTTCTGCTCCTTCCCCCGCTTAGGGGACAAGGACTTACCACTACAAGACACCCTTGCATCCTCTGCGACTCTTCCCTCGGAGGCTACACTGCAGGCGAAGCTACAGCCTGGCGAAGAGCTGACGGCACTCGCACTCACTACGCATTGTGGCAAGCCGGTGTGGCGTGTGGAGACAAGCGAGGGGGGGTATCTGTGGCATGCGGACTCGCTCCTGACGACAGCAGAGGAGTCGGTGCCTGACTCTTGGTACGAGCAGTATGCAATGCGCTTTAGCTCTGCACCCATCGTGGCGGTTGATACGATACGGCACATAGACACGTGGACACCTTACCCGAGGATCAAGAAGGATCTGCCTCTCTACCGATACCGCTTTGACGATTCAGAGGGAACTTACCTTTATCTCTCTAGTCAAACGGGCGAGGCGGTCCAGCTATGCACCCGCTCTGAGCGTATCGGGGCGTCGTGTGGTACGATTCCCCACATGTTTTACTATTGGTGGCTAAGGCAAAACCGCACCGCCTGGCTCTGGGTCATCTCAATCTTCGCCTCGCTCGCTGTCATTGCTGCATTTACCGGCCTTTACCTCGGGATACGTCTCTACGTCCGTATGTGGAGACGGACGAAGCGGTTGCGCAGTCCCTACAAGCGCAATAAAGTTTTGCACTGGCACCTCGTCGGGGGCGTCATCTTCGGACTCTCGCTGACGCTCTTCGCCCTCAGCGGGGTCATGTCGCTCTACGACTTGCCGTCGTGGATCGTGCCTCAGCACGACACGAAGGCGAAGCGCAAGGAGGTGCAGGTCGTAGAGGCTCCCCAGCTGGGCCGCTCGGACATTTATGACTACCGCCTGCTGCTCGACCTAGGCGGCGTGCAGCAGATCACTTGGCGCAGCTATGGCGGACACCCTTACTACGAGGTGCAGCGCCACGGACAGCTAGAGAGCTGGGATGCGCTGGGCGAAGCTCCACAGCCGTTGCGTCTGACCGAAGAGGATATCAAAGCTAAGCTCACGCCTGTGCTGGGAACCTCCGACATGCAGATTGAGCTGATGGAAAGCTACGACAACTACTATGTCAGTCTAAACAACCTCTACGAGCTACCGATCTACCGCATCTCGGCACAGGACAAGGAGTCGAGTCGTCTCTACATCAGTCCGACGACAGGGGAGACACGCTATTACAGTCTCAATGGGCGGGTCAAGAAGTGGCTTTACCCCTTCTGTCACAACCTCCGCATCGGCTTCTTTGCAGAGCATCCCACGCTACGCGTCATCTGTATGTTGGTGCTGGTGCTAGGTGGTTTGGTCGTTTCGGTGAGTGGTGTAATACTCGGTTTTCGTTATCTTCGCAGAGTAATTCATCGGGCTAAGTCTCGCCGCAACAAATAA
- the cbiE gene encoding precorrin-6y C5,15-methyltransferase (decarboxylating) subunit CbiE: MKIILIGISDDREQRWNPELLERLAGERIFSGGARHHEIVREILPTEYHWIDITPPIDDVIEQYKAYDTVVVFASCDPIFNGIGQRIMQLLPEAEIELHPYFHSLQLLAHAALLPYQDMHVVSLTGRPWQAFDAALISGERMIGILTDRKEHTPQRIAQRMIDYGYDNYRALVGEHLGNRERQQLSRLSLAEMAERTFAYPNNLILIQTKPLPRPFGIPDADFIPLNGRERMITKRAIRLETLSQLDLHQTHVLWDIGSCTGSVSIEARLQQPSLQVVAFEIRPEGAELLDANARRHHTPGITFCGGDFLCADLDPLPQPDAVFIGGHGGHLQEIVEEAWRRLAIGGRIVFNSVSSESQEAFRRAIAAVGGSIASTTRMQIDDYNPIAVLQATKSTH, translated from the coding sequence ATGAAAATCATCCTCATAGGAATCAGCGATGACCGAGAGCAGCGGTGGAACCCAGAGCTACTGGAGCGACTCGCTGGTGAGCGCATCTTCTCAGGTGGCGCACGGCACCACGAGATAGTTCGTGAGATCTTGCCGACGGAGTACCACTGGATAGACATAACCCCACCGATAGACGATGTGATCGAGCAGTACAAGGCGTACGACACAGTCGTTGTCTTTGCCTCGTGCGACCCCATCTTCAACGGCATCGGGCAGCGTATCATGCAGCTTCTCCCCGAGGCGGAGATCGAGCTGCACCCTTACTTCCACTCCCTGCAGCTCCTCGCCCATGCGGCTCTGCTACCTTACCAAGATATGCACGTCGTGTCACTCACGGGGAGACCGTGGCAAGCCTTTGACGCAGCACTAATCTCTGGCGAGCGCATGATCGGCATCCTGACCGACCGCAAGGAGCACACCCCTCAGCGCATCGCCCAGCGCATGATCGACTACGGCTACGATAACTACCGAGCCCTCGTCGGGGAGCATCTGGGTAATAGGGAGCGACAGCAGCTCTCTCGCCTCTCTCTTGCGGAAATGGCTGAGCGCACCTTCGCCTATCCCAACAACTTAATCCTCATTCAGACGAAGCCCTTGCCTCGTCCTTTTGGCATCCCCGATGCGGACTTCATCCCGCTCAATGGACGTGAGCGGATGATTACCAAGCGGGCGATACGTCTCGAGACTCTCTCGCAGCTAGACCTGCACCAGACGCATGTCCTGTGGGACATCGGCTCCTGCACTGGTTCCGTCTCTATCGAGGCGCGTCTACAGCAGCCGAGCCTGCAGGTGGTTGCCTTCGAGATACGTCCCGAGGGCGCCGAGCTTCTCGACGCCAATGCGCGTCGTCATCACACCCCGGGCATCACCTTCTGCGGGGGCGACTTCCTCTGCGCCGACCTCGACCCACTTCCTCAGCCCGATGCAGTCTTCATCGGAGGGCATGGCGGGCACCTGCAGGAGATCGTCGAGGAGGCGTGGCGTCGTCTCGCCATAGGCGGGCGTATCGTCTTTAACTCCGTCTCGAGCGAGAGCCAGGAGGCCTTCAGACGAGCCATTGCTGCCGTCGGTGGTTCCATCGCCTCCACGACCCGTATGCAGATCGATGACTACAACCCGATAGCTGTCTTACAAGCGACCAAAAGCACACACTAA
- the cobJ gene encoding precorrin-3B C(17)-methyltransferase yields MKKIYIAGIGPGSPEDITPAVHQALREADVVVGYAYYFQFIQEYLHEGAECIDTGMRQERERARLAIERAEAGQTVCVISSGDAGIYGMAPLLYEMCDERGSDVELEVLPGISAFQKAAALLGAPIGHDLCIISLSDLMTPWAIIERRAIAAAEADFVTALYNPKSIKRYWQLERVRELFLKHRSPDTPVGLVQQAGRPDQRVWTTTLRELDTQDVDMFTVLIIGNSQSFLSKGKIVTPRGYYRDKGSDEEKVGQRIMSESFRTILSLLKHPESYPLDHLWAMLHAVHTTADFEMEELLYSDPNAVSRIYQGYVDGKIRTIVTDVTMVASGIRKGALARYGIEVLCYLHDPRVAEMAERLDITRTQAGIRLAVEEHPDALYAFGNAPTALMELAHLIRQGKAHPAGIVAAPVGFVHVCESKHMVKPFHDIPKLIIEGRKGGSNLAATLVNATLSYGDAETLKPGRDL; encoded by the coding sequence ATGAAAAAGATTTATATCGCCGGCATCGGTCCCGGCAGTCCTGAAGATATAACGCCCGCTGTGCATCAAGCCCTCAGAGAGGCTGATGTGGTGGTCGGGTATGCTTACTACTTTCAGTTTATCCAAGAGTACCTACACGAGGGTGCTGAGTGCATTGACACTGGTATGCGCCAAGAGCGTGAGCGAGCCAGGCTAGCTATCGAGCGAGCTGAGGCTGGGCAGACCGTCTGTGTCATTAGCTCTGGCGATGCGGGCATCTATGGGATGGCTCCGCTCCTCTATGAGATGTGCGATGAGCGGGGCAGTGATGTAGAGCTAGAGGTCCTACCTGGGATCTCCGCCTTTCAGAAAGCAGCTGCCCTCCTCGGGGCACCCATTGGTCATGACCTCTGCATCATCTCGCTGAGTGATCTGATGACTCCGTGGGCAATCATCGAGCGACGCGCCATAGCGGCTGCGGAGGCTGACTTCGTCACGGCACTATACAACCCTAAGAGCATCAAGCGGTACTGGCAGTTGGAGCGTGTGCGCGAGCTGTTTCTCAAGCACCGCTCACCCGATACGCCCGTAGGACTAGTGCAACAGGCGGGGCGTCCCGACCAGCGTGTCTGGACGACGACCCTACGAGAGCTGGATACGCAAGATGTCGATATGTTTACCGTCCTCATCATCGGCAATAGTCAGAGCTTCCTCTCAAAGGGCAAGATCGTCACACCACGAGGTTACTATCGTGACAAAGGTAGTGACGAAGAGAAGGTGGGGCAGCGCATCATGAGCGAAAGCTTTCGCACGATCCTCTCGCTACTCAAGCATCCCGAGAGCTATCCGCTCGACCATCTATGGGCGATGCTACACGCTGTCCATACGACGGCGGACTTTGAGATGGAGGAGCTACTCTACAGCGATCCCAATGCAGTCTCTCGCATTTACCAAGGCTATGTCGATGGCAAGATACGCACCATCGTGACCGACGTGACGATGGTCGCTTCGGGCATCCGCAAAGGTGCCTTGGCACGCTACGGTATCGAGGTGCTCTGCTACCTGCACGACCCACGTGTGGCTGAGATGGCAGAGCGTCTGGACATTACCCGTACGCAGGCGGGCATACGGCTCGCCGTCGAGGAGCATCCCGATGCGCTCTACGCTTTTGGCAACGCTCCGACGGCTCTCATGGAGCTGGCGCACCTCATTCGCCAGGGCAAGGCTCACCCCGCTGGAATTGTCGCAGCACCCGTAGGCTTCGTCCATGTGTGCGAGTCAAAGCACATGGTCAAGCCCTTTCACGACATCCCTAAGCTCATCATCGAGGGACGCAAAGGAGGCAGCAATCTTGCGGCAACGCTGGTCAACGCGACCCTTAGCTATGGCGATGCCGAGACGCTCAAGCCTGGTCGTGACTTATGA